Proteins encoded in a region of the Sphingomonas sp. OV641 genome:
- a CDS encoding AtpZ/AtpI family protein yields the protein MAENEPGPDTLGTDARLTSLDERLKAAQADEAHRTGAGKAESDGGYRLGNRVLAELIGGMVGGALIGWVIDRFAGTQPWGLLVMLALGTIVAFRNIIRISSQRPK from the coding sequence ATGGCAGAAAACGAGCCCGGACCAGACACCCTCGGCACCGATGCACGTCTCACCTCGCTCGATGAGCGGCTGAAGGCGGCGCAAGCGGACGAGGCGCACCGGACAGGGGCGGGCAAGGCGGAATCCGACGGCGGTTATCGCCTCGGAAACCGCGTCTTGGCCGAACTGATCGGCGGGATGGTCGGCGGCGCGCTGATCGGTTGGGTGATCGACCGATTCGCGGGCACGCAGCCCTGGGGTCTGCTCGTGATGCTCGCCCTCGGGACGATCGTCGCGTTCAGAAACATCATTCGGATTTCTAGCCAGCGCCCGAAGTAA
- a CDS encoding F0F1 ATP synthase subunit A → MAEGGGKIDPMHQFLVEPLFGTQDWQIAGYNIAFTNSAMWMAVAAVGLIAFMALGTKGKLIPTRGQVMVESVVRFIDNMLASNIGPEGKRYVPYVFSLFMFILFANVLGLLPLGVVGVHPFTFTSHFTITGILAILSFAIVLVVGFWRHGLHFFSLFVPHGTPWWLLPVIPLIEFVSFMVRPFSLGLRLFVAMTAGHVLLKVLAGFVINAGNAGAGIGLLVGIPSFGLMVGISALELLVAGIQAYVFALLTSLYLNDAVNLH, encoded by the coding sequence GTGGCGGAAGGCGGCGGCAAGATCGATCCGATGCACCAGTTCCTGGTTGAGCCGTTGTTCGGCACCCAGGACTGGCAGATTGCCGGCTACAACATCGCCTTCACCAATTCGGCGATGTGGATGGCGGTGGCTGCGGTGGGCTTGATTGCCTTCATGGCGCTCGGCACCAAGGGCAAGCTTATCCCCACCCGTGGTCAGGTGATGGTCGAAAGCGTGGTCCGCTTCATCGACAACATGCTGGCATCGAATATCGGGCCGGAGGGAAAGCGTTACGTTCCCTACGTCTTCTCGCTGTTCATGTTCATCCTGTTCGCCAACGTCCTTGGCCTCCTGCCGCTGGGTGTGGTCGGCGTTCATCCGTTCACCTTCACCAGCCATTTCACCATCACCGGCATTCTCGCGATCCTCTCGTTCGCGATCGTTCTGGTGGTTGGCTTCTGGCGTCACGGCCTGCACTTCTTCAGCCTCTTCGTGCCGCATGGCACGCCCTGGTGGCTGCTGCCGGTCATCCCGCTGATCGAGTTCGTCTCGTTCATGGTGCGCCCGTTCAGCCTTGGTCTGCGACTGTTCGTCGCGATGACGGCCGGCCACGTGCTGCTGAAGGTGCTGGCGGGCTTCGTGATCAACGCTGGCAATGCCGGTGCCGGAATCGGCCTGCTGGTCGGTATTCCCTCCTTCGGCCTGATGGTCGGCATCTCCGCGCTGGAGCTGCTGGTCGCCGGGATCCAGGCCTATGTCTTCGCGCTGTTGACCTCGCTCTACCTGAACGACGCGGTCAATCTGCACTAA
- a CDS encoding YdbL family protein, which translates to MRTKTMVMAAAAIALTGVSAAAFAQRDPAYAAARAAGQVGEQPDGYLGVVGAGSADLRALVNAINIQRKAAYTQKAQASGATVEQLAFTSGCNLIQQTASGEKYRTPSGEWATRGAGAPTRDPRCV; encoded by the coding sequence ATGCGTACGAAAACGATGGTGATGGCAGCTGCGGCGATAGCGCTGACGGGCGTGTCGGCCGCCGCGTTCGCGCAGCGTGATCCGGCCTATGCCGCCGCGCGTGCCGCGGGGCAGGTGGGCGAGCAGCCGGACGGCTATCTCGGCGTGGTGGGGGCCGGCTCGGCGGACCTGCGCGCGCTGGTCAACGCGATCAACATTCAGCGCAAGGCGGCCTATACGCAAAAGGCGCAGGCGTCGGGCGCGACCGTGGAGCAATTGGCCTTCACCAGCGGCTGCAATCTTATCCAGCAGACGGCGTCCGGAGAAAAGTATCGCACCCCGTCGGGGGAATGGGCGACTCGCGGTGCCGGCGCGCCGACTCGCGACCCGCGGTGCGTTTGA
- a CDS encoding YnbE family lipoprotein, which yields MTKHQGRTTLVVMMKRLAIGLGVVTGGCVNVAAPDKPIVINLNISVTQEVVYRLDNEAKSLIKQNPGIF from the coding sequence TTGACGAAGCATCAGGGGCGCACGACGTTGGTGGTGATGATGAAGAGGCTGGCGATCGGACTGGGTGTGGTGACAGGCGGATGCGTCAACGTCGCCGCGCCGGACAAGCCGATCGTGATCAACCTCAACATCAGCGTCACGCAGGAAGTGGTGTATCGCCTCGACAACGAGGCCAAGTCGCTGATCAAGCAGAACCCGGGGATCTTTTGA